The following proteins are encoded in a genomic region of Brachypodium distachyon strain Bd21 chromosome 1, Brachypodium_distachyon_v3.0, whole genome shotgun sequence:
- the LOC100834883 gene encoding uncharacterized protein LOC100834883 isoform X2: protein MAGSAAYSATSIVVVMAKDKGRGKGTKGGASSSSAAANKVSDRRPPRITSNVKHNLRVLKFWKDYERKQTSGPQPATRFRKKKVMKEVLPDDTDFFEDPSSTLTYTNEGLEIASPVILVDGYNVCGYWKKLKSDFLNGNQGIARQMLIDELVTFSAVREVKVVVVFDAALSGHSTHTETYKGVDVVYSADLSADCWIEKEVEALVADGCPKVWVVTSDVLEQQLAHGEGALIWSSKRLVKEIPDNKLTVVWFCR, encoded by the exons atggCGGGATCGGCGGCCTATTCGGCGACCTCCATCGTGGTGGTGATGGCCAAGGACAAGGGCAGGGGGAAGGGCACCAAAggcggcgcctcctcctcctccgccgccgccaacaaG GTTTCTGACCGGCGGCCTCCTAGGATCACATCTAATGTGAAGCATAACCTCAGGGTTCTAAAATTCTGGAAG GATTACGAAAGGAAGCAAACGAGCGGGCCTCAGCCTGCTACTAGGTTCCGCAAAAAGAAAGTAATGAAGGAAGTGCTTCCTGATGACACGGACTTCTTCGAGGACCCTTCTTCCACTCTTACCTA CACAAACGAGGGCCTGGAAATCGCCTCCCCGGTTATTCTTGTGGACGGTTACAATGTATGTGGCTATTGGAAAAAGCTGAAGAGTGATTTCTTGAATGGGAATCAGGGAATCGCGAGGCAAATGCTCATCGACGAGCTAGTGACATTCAGTGCAGTAAGAG AGGTAAAAGTTGTCGTGGTATTTGATGCTGCATTGTCTGGGCATTCTACTCACACCGAAACTTATAAAGG GGTTGATGTGGTTTATTCTGCTGACTTATCTGCTGACTGTTGGATCGAGAAGGAG GTTGAAGCTTTGGTGGCAGATGGCTGTCCAAAAGTGTGGGTCGTAACATCTGATGTACTCGAGCAACAATTAGCACATGGAGAA GGTGCTCTTATTTGGAGCTCTAAAAGACTGGTCAAAGAG ATTCCTGACAACAAATTGACTGTCGTATGGTTCTGCAGATAA
- the LOC100834883 gene encoding uncharacterized protein LOC100834883 isoform X1, producing the protein MAGSAAYSATSIVVVMAKDKGRGKGTKGGASSSSAAANKVSDRRPPRITSNVKHNLRVLKFWKDYERKQTSGPQPATRFRKKKVMKEVLPDDTDFFEDPSSTLTYTNEGLEIASPVILVDGYNVCGYWKKLKSDFLNGNQGIARQMLIDELVTFSAVREVKVVVVFDAALSGHSTHTETYKGVDVVYSADLSADCWIEKEVEALVADGCPKVWVVTSDVLEQQLAHGEGALIWSSKRLVKEIKESEQELDEELKETRSTSLQGKIFQHKLKPKVVQGLKDLRNRLEEQERRKK; encoded by the exons atggCGGGATCGGCGGCCTATTCGGCGACCTCCATCGTGGTGGTGATGGCCAAGGACAAGGGCAGGGGGAAGGGCACCAAAggcggcgcctcctcctcctccgccgccgccaacaaG GTTTCTGACCGGCGGCCTCCTAGGATCACATCTAATGTGAAGCATAACCTCAGGGTTCTAAAATTCTGGAAG GATTACGAAAGGAAGCAAACGAGCGGGCCTCAGCCTGCTACTAGGTTCCGCAAAAAGAAAGTAATGAAGGAAGTGCTTCCTGATGACACGGACTTCTTCGAGGACCCTTCTTCCACTCTTACCTA CACAAACGAGGGCCTGGAAATCGCCTCCCCGGTTATTCTTGTGGACGGTTACAATGTATGTGGCTATTGGAAAAAGCTGAAGAGTGATTTCTTGAATGGGAATCAGGGAATCGCGAGGCAAATGCTCATCGACGAGCTAGTGACATTCAGTGCAGTAAGAG AGGTAAAAGTTGTCGTGGTATTTGATGCTGCATTGTCTGGGCATTCTACTCACACCGAAACTTATAAAGG GGTTGATGTGGTTTATTCTGCTGACTTATCTGCTGACTGTTGGATCGAGAAGGAG GTTGAAGCTTTGGTGGCAGATGGCTGTCCAAAAGTGTGGGTCGTAACATCTGATGTACTCGAGCAACAATTAGCACATGGAGAA GGTGCTCTTATTTGGAGCTCTAAAAGACTGGTCAAAGAG ATAAAAGAATCAGAACAGGAGCTTGATGAAGAGCTGAAGGAAACCAg GTCAACATCGTTGCAAGGGAAGATTTTCCAGCACAAGCTGAAGCCTAAAGTAGTGCAAGGTCTGAAAGATCTTCGGAATCGGCTCGAGGAACAAGAGCGGAGAAAGAAGTGA
- the LOC100833662 gene encoding uncharacterized protein LOC100833662, protein MSSSDNPDTVTDRAFGFGKNKDDDKKKDDKKNDEEGNSGGGGFIEKVKDFIHDIGEKIEEAVGFGKPTADVSGIHVPHIGLDGADFIVDVLIKNPNPVPIPLVDIDYLVDSDGRKLVSGLIPDAGTIRAHGQETVKIPISLVFADIKNTYRDIQPGSIIPYLVRVVLLVDVPVFGRIKIPLEKSGKVPIPYKPDVDVDKIKFHHFSFEETTATIHLSLENKNDFDLGLNLLQYEMWLGDDRVADAELTETTKIDKQGITKMQIPFTFRPKDLGSAVWDMIRGRGTGYTIKGKIDVDTPFGNMKLPISKVGGTTRLKKDSDDDDDEE, encoded by the exons ATGTCCTCCTCCGACAACCCCGACACGGTCACCGACCGCGCCTTCGGCTTCGGCAAGAACAAGGACGACGACAAGAAGAAGGATGACAAGAAGAACGACGAAGAGGgcaacagcggcggcggggggttCATCGAGAAAGTgaaggacttcatccacgaCATCGGGGAGAAGATCGAGGAAGCCGTCGGCTTCGGGAAGCCCACGGCCGACGTCTCCGGGATCCACGTCCCGCACATCGGTCTCGACGGCGCCGACTTCATCGTCGACGTGCTCATCAAGAACCCCAACCCGGTCCCCATCCCGCTCGTCGACATCGACTACCTCGTCGACAGCGACGGCCGGAAGCTGGTCTCCGGCCTCATCCCGGACGCCGGCACCATCCGCGCCCATGGCCAGGAGACCGTCAAGATCCCCATCTCGCTCGTCTTCGCCGACATCAAGAACACCTACAGGGACATCCAGCCGGGCAGCATCATCCCTTACCTCGTccgcgtcgtcctcctcgtcgacgTCCCCGTCTTCGGCCGCATCAAGATCCCGCTCGAGAAGTCCGGGAAAGTGCCGATTCCTTACAAGCCTGACGTTGATGTGGATAAGATCAAGTTCCATCACTTCTCCTTCGAGGAGACCACGGCCACCATCCACCTTAGCCTTGAGAACAAGAATGACTTCGATTTGGGCCTCAATTTGCTCCAGTATGAGATGTGGCTTGGGGATGATAGGGTGGCTGATGCTGAGCTTACTGAGACCACCAAGATCGACAAGCAAGGGATCACCAAGATGCAGATCCCATTCACCTTCAGGCCCAAGGATCTGGGCTCTGCTGTCTGGGACATGATCAGGGGCAGGGGCACTGGGTACACTATCAAGGGCAAGATCGATGTCGATACGCCCTTTGGGAACATGAAGCTGCCCATTAGCAAAGTCGGTGGAACCACTCGCCTCAAGAaggacagcgacgacgatgatgacgaG GAGTAA
- the LOC100836616 gene encoding ras-related protein RABA2a: protein MARRAAAWEQGGDEYDYLFKIVLIGDSGVGKSNLLSRFTKNTFSLDSKSTIGVEFATRTIEVEGKTIKAQIWDTAGQERYRAITSAYYRGAVGALLVYDVTKGATFDNVKRWLKELRDHADSNIVIMLIGNKMDLKHLRSVAQEDAASFAEREGLSFIETSALDATNVDRAFQTVLGEIYRIISKKALSTDDSGAGAVKEGQSIQVSAGDSSSVSSRCCSF, encoded by the exons atggcgcggcgggcggcggcgtgggagcAGGGCGGCGACGAGTACGACTACCTGTTCAAGATCGTGCTCATCGGCGACTCCGGCGTCGGCAAGTCCAACCTCCTCTCCCGCTTCACCAAGAACACCTTCTCCCTCGACTCCAAGTCCACCATCGGCGTCGAGTTCGCCACCCGCACAATCGAG GTGGAAGGGAAGACCATAAAAGCGCAGATATGGGACACGGCAGGGCAAGAACGGTACCGGGCGATAACGAGCGCTTACTACCGGGGAGCCGTGGGGGCGCTGCTGGTCTATGACGTCACCAAGGGAGCGACCTTCGATAACGTGAAGCGGTGGCTCAAGGAGCTCCGTGACCACGCCGACTCCAACATTGTGATCATGCTCATCGGCAACAAGATGGACCTCAAGCACCTCCGCTCGGTCGCCCAAGAGGACGCGGCGAGCTTTGCAGAGAGGGAAGGCCTGTCATTCATCGAGACTTCCGCCCTCGACGCGACGAATGTAGACAGGGCTTTCCAGACCGTCCTCGGCGAGATCTACCGCATCATCAGCAAGAAGGCCCTGTCCACCGATGATTCTGGTGCCGGTGCTGTCAAAGAGGGGCAGTCGATTCAGGTGTCGGCCGGAGACTCCAGCAGTGTTTCGTCAAGATGCTGCTCTTTCTAG
- the LOC100839980 gene encoding 11-beta-hydroxysteroid dehydrogenase-like 5, whose translation MHPSIHGRPRSPVLIRPPNSCTTLSRSVLARFLPHRRSASASAPALLPKDAPNRSSGISMERLLNLAMDLVIPPATMVTLAFAWPTLTFLRAAEWAVKTLTQEDVRGKVVLVTGASSAVGEQVAYEYARRGAHLVLAARREQRLFAVRDRARALGAGHVLVVAADVVRDDDCRRLVADTVAYLGQLDHLVNAVSLGHDFFFEDAGDTAAFNHLMDINFWGNVYPTYAALPYLRLSRGRVVVNAAVDTWMPMPRMSLYSAAKAAVVDFYETLRYELKDDVGITVATHGGWMSAGDSASTISISGAGGRFTPEEGGASPETQQYGKQQREAAAAASLPILPPPEQALAQAAEEARYARAVVDGACRGDARVRRPASWRDVFLVFRAFAPDVLGWTFRLLLSTPPPPAAAPLGAAPPLVSALPAPPVRPLIDYPAEAAAGVIRRPAAAQLHMLE comes from the exons atgcatccgtCCATCCATGGCCGCCCTCGATCTCCCGTCCTTATCCGCCCACCCAACTCGTGCACAACTCTCTCTCGTTCAGTTCTTGCTCGATTCCTTCCTCATCGCCGTTCTGCCTCTGCTTCTGCCCCTGCTCTGCTCCCCAAGGACGCACCAAATCGATCGAGCGGAATATCAATGGAGCGGCTGCTGAACCTGGCGATGGACCTGGTGATCCCGCCGGCGACCATGGTGACGCTGGCCTTCGCGTGGCCGACGCTGACCTTCCTGCGGGCCGCCGAGTGGGCCGTGAAGACGCTGACCCAGGAGGACGTCCGCGGCAAGGTggtcctcgtcaccggcgccTCGTCCGCCGTGGGCGAGCAGGTCGCGTACGAGTAcgcgcgccgcggcgcgcACCTGGTcctggcggcgcggcgggagcagcggctCTTCGCCGTCCGcgaccgcgcgcgcgcgctcggCGCAGGACACgtgctcgtcgtcgccgccgacgtcgtCCGCGACGACgactgccgccgcctcgtcgccgacACCGTCGCCTACTTGGGCCAGC TGGACCATCTGGTGAACGCGGTGAGCTTGGGCCACGACTTCTTCTTCGAGGACGCTGGCGACACCGCCGCTTTCAATCATCTCATG GACATCAACTTCTGGGGCAACGTGTACCCGACGTACGCGGCGCTGCCGTACCTGCGCCTGAGCCGCGGCCGCGTCGTTGTCAACGCCGCCGTCGACACCTGGATGCCCATGCCCAGGATGAGCCTCTACTCC GCGGCGAAGGCTGCGGTGGTGGACTTCTACGAGACACTGCGGTACGAGCTCAAGGACGACGTCGGGATCACCGTCGCAACGCACGGCGGCTGGATGTCCGCCGGCGACTCCGCCTccaccatctccatctccggcgccggcggcaggtTCACgccggaggaaggcggcgcgtCGCCGGAGACGCAGCAGTACGGGAAGCAgcagcgggaggcggcggcggcggcgtcgcttCCAAtattgccgccgccggagcaggcgctggcgcaggcggcggaggaggcgaggtACGCTCGGGCGGTGGTGGACGGCGCGTGCAGGGGGGACGCGCGGGTGCGGCGGCCGGCCAGCTGGCGCGACGTGTTCCTCGTCTTCCGCGCCTTCGCGCCCGACGTGCTCGGCTGGACCTTCCGCCTGCTGctctccacgccgccgccgccagccgcggCTCCCCtgggggcggcgccgcctctcGTATCCGCGCTGCCGGCACCGCCGGTGCGCCCGCTGATCGATTACCCggcggaggccgcggcgggggtGATTCGgaggccggccgccgcccagcTGCATATGCTAGAGTGA
- the LOC100837211 gene encoding vacuolar protein sorting-associated protein 9A: MAESPMSPASRVDFYGFLDRMRRPAAADLFRSIKSFLASLSLDEPSAEEDGARVQAFFTAMETTIREHPLWANATHQEIDHALEGLEKYIMTKLFDRTFVSSAEDAAADAEVSEKIGLLQQFLRPCHLDIPKILHNEASWLLAVKELQKINSFRSPRDKLLCIMSCCQVINNLLLNVSMSNDRSPSGADEFLPILIYITIKANPPQLHSNLKFVQLFRREAKLVSEVEYYLTNLISAKMFIVNVNGHSLSMEESEFQKHMESAKLGTQISAASPSTPQGLATSTRGPQKQTDMEGSVFPYMESETESLTAAELKQLHGLYRQVVTRYTLLSKALRKLSVDEERLLASVDDP, encoded by the exons ATGGCGGAGAGCCCCAtgtcgccggcgtcgcgggTGGACTTCTACGGCTTCCTCGACCGCatgcgccgccccgccgccgccgacctcttCCGCTCCATCAAGAG CTTCCTCGCATCCCTCTCCCTCGACGAGCCCAGCGCCGAGGAGGACGGCGCCAGGGTCCAGGCCTTCTTCACGGCGATGGAGACGACCATCCGGGAGCACCCCCTTTGGGCCAACGCCACTCATCAGGAAATCGACCACGCCCTCGAG GGCCTGGAGAAGTACATCATGACCAAGCTGTTCGACCGCACCTTCGTGTCGtcggcggaggacgcggcggccgACGCCGAGGTCTCGGAGAAGATCGGCCTCCTGCAGCAGTTTCTCAGGCCTTGTCATCTGGACATACCCAAGATTCTGCACAACGAAGCGTCCTGGCTG CTTGCAGTTAAAGAGTTGCAGAAGATTAATTCCTTCAGATCACCACGAGATAAGCTTCTATGTATTATGAGCTGTTGCCAAGTCATCAATAACTTGTTGCTGAATGTGTCAATGTCAAATGACCGATCACCATCTGGGGCTGATGAGTTCCTTCCTATTCTCATTTATattactatcaag GCTAATCCTCCTCAGCTGCACTCAAATCTAAAGTTTGTTCAACTCTTTAGAAGAGAAGCGAAACTTGTTTCTGAAGTCGAATATTATCTCACAAACCTCATTTCAGCAAAGATGTTTATAGTTAATGTTAATGGGCACTCGCTATCCATGGAAGAAAGTGAGTTTCAGAAGCATATGGAATCTGCAAAACTAGGTACTCAAATATCGGCTGCTAGCCCTAGTACCCCGCAAGGGTTGGCTACATCTACGAGGGGACCACAGAAGCAAACTGATATGGAAG GTTCCGTATTCCCTTACATGGAGTCAGAGACTGAAAGCTTGACTGCAGCAGAGCTCAAGCAGTTGCATGGGCTCTACAGGCAAGTAGTCACCAGATACACACTGCTGTCTAAAGCTTTAAGAAAGTTATCCGTAGACGAGGAGCGACTTCTTGCATCAGTAGATGATCCCTGA
- the LOC100837520 gene encoding uncharacterized protein LOC100837520 has protein sequence MLAAPAAPTRRSIFLEFMAKVARFEELADGGRRFLVSFQQELEYFRRPQVPSGSDVMSEIIRSNCTDRMKSYLEAGCSSQCRSISNLNHLHSCEGELEDHVNKVNALLKELQCLVEDAYDAALTANTMSSGSFIMEEKEQ, from the exons ATGCTCGCCGCACCGGCGGCGCCCACTCGCCGCAGCATCTTCCTCGAGTTCATGGCCAA GGTGGCGCGGTTCGAGGAGCTCGCTGATGGCGGGAGGCGGTTCCTCGTGAGCTTCCAGCAGGAGCTAG AGTATTTTCGGAGGCCGCAGGTTCCTAGTGGATCAGATGTTATGAGTGAGATAATTAGATCTAACTGCACTGACAGGATGAAGTCGTATCTCGAAGCTGGCTGCAGCAGTCAATGTCGGAGCATCTCGAACTTGAATCACT TACATTCATGTGAGGGCGAGCTTGAAGATCATGTAAATAAAG TGAATGCCCTGCTCAAAGAACTTCAATGCCTAGTGGAAGATGCATATGACGCTGCACTAACAGCCAACACGATGAGTAGCGGATCTTTCATCATGGAG GAAAAGGAGCAGTAA